The Sulfuricurvum sp. DNA window ATCGGGTGGGGAATTCGGTATTGTCGGTAAAGTTGAAGCCCGTGATCCAAAAACCGGAGAGATTGTGTGGAGCAGACCAACGGTTGAAGGACACATGGGATACCTTAACGGTAAAGAAAATGGTATCAGCGGAACCTTAAACGCAACTTGGGAAGGCGATCAGTGGCAACACGGCGGTGCCGCACCATGGAACGGCGTAACATACGATCCTGACACGGATCTTATCTATGTACCGACAGGAAATCCATCTCCGTGGAATTCTCATGAACGTGCCGGAAACAACCTGTATTCTGCGTGCAGAATGGCAATCAACCCTGATACCGGTAAAATCGTCTGGTATTACCAAACCACTCCGAATGACGGATGGGATTTTGACGGTATGTCAGAACTTGTATTGTTTGACTACAAAGATGCTTCCGGAAAAACAGTCAAAGCCGGTGCAACTGCCGACAAAAACGGTTTCTTCTACGTTCTCAACCGTGAAAACGGTAAATTCATCAGTGCTTCTCCATTTGTTGATGGCATTACATGGGCAAAAGGGATTGATAAAGACGGGAAACCGATCGTAAATCCTGAAAACCGTCCAGGTGAACCTGTAAACGGCGAAAAAGGAAAAACGGTCTTTACCGTTCCGTCATTCCTAGGCGGTAAAAACTGGAATCCGATGGCGTACTCTCAACGTACAGGACTTTTCTATGTCCCTGCGAACGAATGGGGTATGGATATGTGGAATCAACCGGTTACTTACAAAAAAGGTGCCGCATATATGGGTGCCGGTTTCACGATCAAACCTGTACATGAAGATCATATTGGTGCACTCAAAGCGATCGATCCTAAAACCGGAAAAATCAAATGGAAACATGAAAATGTTGCACCATTATGGGGTGGAGTACTCGCAACTGCGGGCGGTGTCGTCTTTACCGGTACACCGGAGGGTGAACTTCTCGGTCTCGATGACGAAACAGGTAAAGTGCTTTACTCATTCCAAGTGGGTTCAGGAATCGTCGGGTCACCGATCACTTGGGAACAAGACGGCGAACAATACGTTGCTGTAGTATCTGGATGGGGCGGAGCCGTACCATTGTGGGGTGGA harbors:
- a CDS encoding PQQ-dependent methanol/ethanol family dehydrogenase — its product is MTKSKMLTSKIAVTLAAFLIGCAAQGTGLANKGGVKASFEPVTYNDILNDDKTVGDVVTYGLGQKGQRYSTLKQINKKSIKDLVPVWNFSFGGEKMRGQESQPLVKDGVMYVTGSYSRLYALDIATGREIWNYEAKLPDNILPCCDVINRGAALIDNLVIFGTLDAKLVALDRATGKVVWKKTIADYKDGYSFTAAPLIVKGLVVTGVSGGEFGIVGKVEARDPKTGEIVWSRPTVEGHMGYLNGKENGISGTLNATWEGDQWQHGGAAPWNGVTYDPDTDLIYVPTGNPSPWNSHERAGNNLYSACRMAINPDTGKIVWYYQTTPNDGWDFDGMSELVLFDYKDASGKTVKAGATADKNGFFYVLNRENGKFISASPFVDGITWAKGIDKDGKPIVNPENRPGEPVNGEKGKTVFTVPSFLGGKNWNPMAYSQRTGLFYVPANEWGMDMWNQPVTYKKGAAYMGAGFTIKPVHEDHIGALKAIDPKTGKIKWKHENVAPLWGGVLATAGGVVFTGTPEGELLGLDDETGKVLYSFQVGSGIVGSPITWEQDGEQYVAVVSGWGGAVPLWGGEVAKSIKHISQGGMVHVFKLHKNK